The uncultured Bacteroides sp. genome includes the window CCATGATACTCTATTCTTCACTTAATGCTATCTGTGGAGAAGTTATCGGACAATGGATTATGTTAGTCATCGGTTTAGCATTTACGTTGAGCGCACATATATGGATTAACAATGTGTATAAGCGTTTTATGGCAAGGCGATACAAAAACATGCAAGGATTCAGAGACACTAAATAAGTTAGTAAGCAAGCAATAAATCAAAGAATATGATAACCATCAATAATCTGCAAAAAATATTTGGCGAAAAGAAAGCCGTAGACATTGAAAACTATACCATCAACCAGGGAGAAATGCTTGGATTGGTGGGAAACAACGGAGCCGGAAAGACAACTCTTTTCCGATTGATTCTTGATCTGCTAAAAGCAGACAACGGGTTTGTTTCCATTAACAACATTGAAGTAAGTAAAAGTGAAGAATGGAAAACATTTACCGGCGCTTTCATTGACGATGGCTTTTTAATTGACTACCTCACCCCTGAAGAATATTTCTACTTTATCGGGAAAATGTATGGCCTGAAGAAAGAAGACGTAGACGAACGGCTTGTACCATTCGAACGTTTTATGGGCGAAGAGGTGACAGGGCAGAAAAAGTATATACGAAACTTTTCAGCAGGAAACAAACAGAAAATCGGAATCATTTCGGCTATGCTACACAAACCCCAACTTCTGATTCTGGATGAACCTTTCAACTTTCTGGATCCCAGTTCGCAATCAATTATTAAGCACATGTTGAAAAAATATAATGAAGAGACAAATGCCACGATATTGATTTCGAGTCACAACCTGAATCACACGGTAGATGTATGTCCGCGCATTGCACTACTGGAGCATGGCATCATTATCCGCGACATTATAAATGAAAACAATTCTGCGGAGAAAGAACTAGAAGAATATTTCAACGTTAATGTAGAGTAGACGAATTATTATCGGATATATGAAAAAGAATCTTGTTATTCTGTTGGTTGCATGTTTCGCATTCAATGCTCACGCACAATTACTTTGGAAAGTGTCGGGCCACGGCCTGAGTAAACCGTCGTACATTTTGGGGACTCACCATCTGGCCTCTCTTAGCATTATTGATAGTATTAAAGGATTGCAATCGGCATTCGATGCTACTACGCAGATTATTGGCGAATTAAAGATATCCGATGTGCAAAGTCCGACCGCCATGCAACTCATGCAACAAGAAATGATGATTCAAAACGATACTACTCTTCAAGTGTTGTTTACTCCGGAACAATACGGCATAGTCAATAACTTCACAAAAGAAAACTTAGGATTTGATTTATCACAGATGCCGAAAGTGAAACCTGCTTTTATCTTAAACAATGCAGTTGTAGTACTCTACATGAAGCACGTTGGCAATTTTAAGCCACAAGAACAGTTAGATACTTATTTTCAAACGAAAGGCATTGAGAAAGGGAAGAAGATTACTGCACTGGAAACGCTGAACTTTCAATTCAACCTACTATACAATGGTACTTCTCTGCGCCGACAAGCCGAATTGCTTCTATGCGAACTCAATAATGTTGATAAACTTATTGACGACACCAAGAAGTTAACAACAGCATACATGATTCAAGATTTGGATGGCATGTATAAGCTATCCGAAGAAAAAGAAGGCACATCCTGCGATCCGCTGCCGGGTGAAATGGAAGCCATGATTACCAATCGTAATAAAGATTGGGCCGCCAAGCTTCCGGCTTTAATGACAGCTGATCCTTCATTCGTAGTAGTAGGCGCATTGCACCTACCCGGAAAGGAAGGATTACTGAATCTATTAAAAAAACAAGGATACAGCATAGAAGCTGTTAAGTAGGGATGAAAACCAATAATCGGACAAAAGCATACTTCCGTCTTATTAAGCGCAAACATCGGCACGGAAAAATAGTACCCATATACACAGATAAAGAAAAGCGCACCTGCAAAAACTGTCAGCACGAATTTGAAGGCAATTTTTGCAGTAATTGCGGTCAAAGTAAAAACACACCCCGCTTTACATATCATGCTATTATAAGAAACTTCCTCGGAGGACTGACCAATATAGACAGCGGCTTCTTTTTTACCATTAAGGAGCTTTTCATCCGACCAGGCTACATGATTAGAGATTACATAGCCGGAAGAAGAGTACTCTACTTCCGACCGATACAAATGCTTTTCGTACTAGCCACTGTTTACGTTCTTCTCATTCAAATAATAGATCCTACCGCACTGAAAAGTAGTGCAATCCCCCTCGATAATGATTCTATATTGCAATTTAACAACCACACATTAGGCAAATGGGTTGAACATTCTGCTTTTGCACAAGCAGTAACAAGCATGTTAGAGCGATGGTCTACCGGCAACAAAGCCTTAGAGATAATACTAACCTTACCAGTTTTTGCACTTGCTACCCGATGGGCATTCCGCAAAAATAAAGGCAATCAGCATTATAATCTCGTAGAACTCTTTTTTGTTCGGGCCTATGCTGCCTGCCAAATGTTAGTGGCATCTATCGTAATACTTCCTTTCAGCGGAGATGGTAACGAAAATATACCCTGGTGGCTACACTTCTTATTTTCCGCATGGATCTATGCACAGTTATTCAAAGATAAAATAGGCAAAACGTTAAAACGAACTGCTTTAATGTACATTTATTCACTATTCATCGTCATCTTATTCGCTATCATAGCAGTATCTCTGCTTGCACTCTTAGTTTGGGTAACCGATTTGGTTGCCGGTAAGTAAAAAAAGAAATAAATATTTGCCCGACTGAAATAAAAGCATTAATTTTGTGGCCTGATAATTCCGTATCGGGTAAACCAAGTGCTCATTAAGTGATTAAAGACCACCCGACGGAGAAAACCTGTATAACAATATTATAACAGATGTACGCAATTGTAGAAATTAACGGTCAGCAGTTTAAAGCTGAAGCCGGAAGAAGGTTGTTCGTTCACCACATTCAGGATGCTGAGAACGGTTCAACAGTAGAATTTGACAAGGTTCTTTTGGTAGACAAAGACGGAGCTGTAACAGTAGGAATACCTACAGTAGAAGGAGCTAAAGTGGTTTGCCAGGTTCTTTCAAGTCTTGTAAAAGGAGAGAAAGTAATCATCTTCCATAAAAAGAGAAGAAAAGGTTTCAGAAAACGCAACGGTCACCGTCAGCAGTTTACAGAGTTAACAATCACAGAAGTAGTAGCTTAATCCATTAAATTTTAAGAAGAAATGGCACATAAAAAAGGTGTCGGTAGTTCTAAGAACGGCCGCGAATCAGCAAGTAAAAGATTAGGCGTGAAGATATTTGGTGGTGAAACTTGCAAAGCAGGTAACATAATCATTCGTCAAAGAGGTACTGCATTCCACCCGGGTAACAACATGGGCATGGGTAAAGACCACACTCTTTTCGCTTTGGTAGACGGAGTAGTAAGCTTCAAAAAAGGCAAAGAAGACAGAAGATATGTATCTATACTTCCTGCTGAAGTAGAAAAAGTAGAAGCAGAAGCATAAGAGATATTATTTCTTAAAAAATAGAGAAGGAGATGCGATCCACGTGATTGCATCTCCTTCTTTTTTTGCCGGAGACAACATCTTACATTAATTTTATTTATCTTTGTGCTCGCTAATTGAAGTATCATAAAACAAGATAGATATGCTTACCATTAAACAGATTACAGAAAATACAGATGCGCTTATCCGCGGATTGGAGAAAAAACACTTCAAGAATGCTAAGGAGGTGATTGCCCAGGTAATTGAAGTAAACGACAAGAGACGTAACGCGCAAAATCAATTAGATAAGACTTTGGCTGAAGTGAACTTGCTCTCGAAAACCATCGGCCAACAGATGAAGGAAGGAAAAAAAGAGGAAGCCGAAGCTGCATGTACAAAGGTAAGCGAAATGAAAGAAGGCATAAAGACGCTGGAAACAACGATGAATGATGCCGCTACCGAACTACAAAATTTACTCTATACCATTCCTAACATAGCAAACGAGAGTGTGCCCGAAGGATATGGAGCCGAAGACAATGTGGTGGAACGTATGGGCGGACATGATGCCGAACTTCCTGCAGATGCCCTACCCCACTGGGAACTGGCAAAGAAATATGACCTGATAGACTTTGAACTCGGTGTGAAAATTACCGGCGCCGGTTTCCCTGTATACAAAGGCAAAGGCGCGCGATTGCAAAGAGCACTTATTAACTTTTTCCTCGATGAAGCACGCGATGCCGGATATTTGGAAATTGAACCGCCATATGTAGTAAATGCAGCTTCCGGTTACGGAACAGGCCAGCTTCCCGACAAAGAAGGGCAGATGTATCATGCAAACGAAGATGATCTGTACCTGATTCCTACGGCCGAAGTACCGGTTACCAATATCTATCGGGATGTAATTCTGGAAGAAAAAGAATTACCGATTAAGAACTGCGCTTATTCCGCCTGCTTCCGTCGCGAAGCAGGTTCGTACGGAAAAGATGTACGCGGATTGAACCGTTTACATCAGTTTAACAAGGTAGAGATTGTACGCATTGATAAGCCCGAACATTCTTACGAATCGCTCAACGAAATGATTGCCCACGTAGAGAATTTAGTAACGAAGTTGGAATTGCCATACCGTATTCTCCGTC containing:
- a CDS encoding ABC transporter ATP-binding protein; the protein is MITINNLQKIFGEKKAVDIENYTINQGEMLGLVGNNGAGKTTLFRLILDLLKADNGFVSINNIEVSKSEEWKTFTGAFIDDGFLIDYLTPEEYFYFIGKMYGLKKEDVDERLVPFERFMGEEVTGQKKYIRNFSAGNKQKIGIISAMLHKPQLLILDEPFNFLDPSSQSIIKHMLKKYNEETNATILISSHNLNHTVDVCPRIALLEHGIIIRDIINENNSAEKELEEYFNVNVE
- a CDS encoding TraB/GumN family protein, with amino-acid sequence MKKNLVILLVACFAFNAHAQLLWKVSGHGLSKPSYILGTHHLASLSIIDSIKGLQSAFDATTQIIGELKISDVQSPTAMQLMQQEMMIQNDTTLQVLFTPEQYGIVNNFTKENLGFDLSQMPKVKPAFILNNAVVVLYMKHVGNFKPQEQLDTYFQTKGIEKGKKITALETLNFQFNLLYNGTSLRRQAELLLCELNNVDKLIDDTKKLTTAYMIQDLDGMYKLSEEKEGTSCDPLPGEMEAMITNRNKDWAAKLPALMTADPSFVVVGALHLPGKEGLLNLLKKQGYSIEAVK
- a CDS encoding DUF3667 domain-containing protein, with the protein product MKTNNRTKAYFRLIKRKHRHGKIVPIYTDKEKRTCKNCQHEFEGNFCSNCGQSKNTPRFTYHAIIRNFLGGLTNIDSGFFFTIKELFIRPGYMIRDYIAGRRVLYFRPIQMLFVLATVYVLLIQIIDPTALKSSAIPLDNDSILQFNNHTLGKWVEHSAFAQAVTSMLERWSTGNKALEIILTLPVFALATRWAFRKNKGNQHYNLVELFFVRAYAACQMLVASIVILPFSGDGNENIPWWLHFLFSAWIYAQLFKDKIGKTLKRTALMYIYSLFIVILFAIIAVSLLALLVWVTDLVAGK
- the rplU gene encoding 50S ribosomal protein L21, whose product is MYAIVEINGQQFKAEAGRRLFVHHIQDAENGSTVEFDKVLLVDKDGAVTVGIPTVEGAKVVCQVLSSLVKGEKVIIFHKKRRKGFRKRNGHRQQFTELTITEVVA
- the rpmA gene encoding 50S ribosomal protein L27, producing MAHKKGVGSSKNGRESASKRLGVKIFGGETCKAGNIIIRQRGTAFHPGNNMGMGKDHTLFALVDGVVSFKKGKEDRRYVSILPAEVEKVEAEA
- the serS gene encoding serine--tRNA ligase, producing the protein MLTIKQITENTDALIRGLEKKHFKNAKEVIAQVIEVNDKRRNAQNQLDKTLAEVNLLSKTIGQQMKEGKKEEAEAACTKVSEMKEGIKTLETTMNDAATELQNLLYTIPNIANESVPEGYGAEDNVVERMGGHDAELPADALPHWELAKKYDLIDFELGVKITGAGFPVYKGKGARLQRALINFFLDEARDAGYLEIEPPYVVNAASGYGTGQLPDKEGQMYHANEDDLYLIPTAEVPVTNIYRDVILEEKELPIKNCAYSACFRREAGSYGKDVRGLNRLHQFNKVEIVRIDKPEHSYESLNEMIAHVENLVTKLELPYRILRLCGGDTSFTSCITFDFEVFSAAQKRWLEVSSVSNFESYQANRLKCRYRTAEKGTELCHTLNGSALALPRIVAALLENNQTPEGIKIPKVLIPYCGFEIID